From a region of the Methanolinea sp. genome:
- a CDS encoding tRNA 5'-guanylyltransferase, with translation MKRREIYSSLTCIPPVFVRIDGRNFHVIADKWGLERPFDLRFSEMMTTVCERLISDSGLSPAFSYTFSDEISLYFPTLPFSGRIEKIDSVTASYAASALTLEAGSQIPVSFDARIIQVTPEVAVQYLIERQIEAWRNHINAWCQYALAEAGCSRTEAARQLKGLSSASLHELAFSHGINLAKTPVWQRRGVLVYRKGRTIEGWNPRLGRMVRSVRTTVECDRAPPLFSSPEGRLFLSRLFAEL, from the coding sequence ATGAAGAGACGGGAGATTTACAGTTCCCTGACCTGTATACCACCGGTCTTTGTCCGGATTGACGGAAGGAACTTTCATGTCATAGCCGACAAATGGGGACTCGAGCGGCCGTTTGACCTCAGGTTCTCGGAAATGATGACCACTGTTTGTGAACGCCTGATATCGGATTCGGGCCTTTCTCCTGCGTTTTCCTATACGTTCTCCGATGAGATCAGCCTGTATTTCCCTACCCTCCCTTTTTCCGGGAGAATCGAGAAGATCGATTCGGTGACGGCATCCTATGCCGCAAGTGCCCTGACCCTCGAGGCCGGTTCCCAAATCCCGGTTTCATTCGATGCCCGGATCATCCAGGTCACTCCCGAGGTTGCCGTCCAATACCTGATAGAGCGCCAGATCGAGGCTTGGAGGAACCATATCAATGCCTGGTGCCAGTATGCTTTGGCAGAAGCAGGGTGCAGCAGGACCGAGGCAGCACGGCAGTTAAAGGGACTCTCATCGGCATCATTGCATGAACTGGCATTCTCACATGGAATCAACCTGGCCAAAACGCCTGTATGGCAGCGAAGGGGCGTTCTGGTTTACCGGAAAGGTAGGACGATCGAAGGGTGGAACCCACGGCTTGGAAGGATGGTCCGGTCGGTCAGGACCACCGTTGAATGCGACCGGGCTCCCCCGCTCTTCAGCTCTCCCGAAGGACGGTTATTCCTTTCCCGGCTCTTTGCGGAACTGTGA
- a CDS encoding NAD-binding protein translates to MPDPAQTEPPGRAKYALLGCGSTGYHILQELRDNAARILVFDRNGDRVRELRDQGIDAVERDITSPDLFSGQLVPEIAFVLSDNDAANLAAVKTLKESDPHVHVLARAPDAIAAARLEEAGADVVINPHKVMAKASVHQIMKLHSNRISQRLYSLLAGWEGTLGIIAHKNPDPDAISSALALSVIAANANPNRLSCRIFYDGIIGHQENRTLVNLLEIKMEKADPSAIQECTYLALVDSPAPGVNNSLLPRTRVHIIIDHHRDDQGEDYGAVFVDARPGLGATASIFAQYLQELDIPVDKRVATGLLYGIRSDTRDFRRNVTPQDLNNAAFLLPLTDADLLDQIMSPTLSQETLDVLGTAIRNRKITSGYLISNVGFVRNRDALPQAADLLISLEGVNTALVYGISDEAIVMSARNRDVRIHIGNVLREAFGDVGDAGGHPSMAAATIPLSYFSRVREKEELLVLIMDPLIARFNRIVGLENEGKNGL, encoded by the coding sequence ATGCCTGATCCGGCGCAGACCGAACCTCCGGGCCGTGCGAAATATGCCCTGCTAGGGTGCGGCAGCACGGGATACCATATCCTCCAGGAGCTCCGTGATAATGCTGCCAGGATCCTGGTGTTCGACAGGAACGGGGACAGGGTCAGGGAGCTCCGCGACCAGGGAATCGATGCCGTGGAACGGGATATCACCTCGCCTGATCTGTTCTCAGGCCAGCTCGTGCCTGAGATCGCCTTCGTCCTTTCCGACAACGATGCCGCGAATCTGGCCGCCGTCAAGACCCTCAAGGAGTCTGACCCGCACGTACACGTTCTCGCCCGGGCCCCGGACGCCATCGCTGCTGCCCGCCTCGAAGAAGCCGGGGCGGACGTGGTCATCAACCCGCACAAGGTGATGGCGAAAGCGTCGGTCCACCAGATCATGAAGCTTCACTCGAACCGGATCTCCCAGCGCCTCTACTCCCTGCTCGCAGGATGGGAGGGGACTCTCGGGATCATCGCCCATAAAAACCCCGATCCGGATGCCATTTCGAGTGCTCTCGCCCTGTCGGTTATCGCAGCAAACGCCAACCCGAACCGTCTCTCGTGCCGTATCTTTTACGATGGTATCATCGGGCACCAGGAGAACCGGACCCTTGTAAACCTGCTTGAGATCAAGATGGAGAAGGCGGATCCCTCGGCCATCCAGGAATGTACATACCTCGCCCTCGTTGATTCCCCCGCCCCCGGGGTGAACAACTCACTCCTCCCCAGAACGCGGGTGCACATCATCATCGACCACCACCGGGATGATCAGGGTGAGGATTACGGGGCGGTGTTTGTCGATGCCCGTCCCGGGCTCGGCGCTACGGCGAGTATCTTCGCCCAGTACCTGCAGGAGCTCGATATCCCTGTTGATAAACGGGTTGCCACCGGGCTTCTCTATGGCATCCGGTCCGACACCCGCGACTTCCGTCGGAACGTGACTCCGCAGGACCTGAACAATGCCGCGTTCCTGCTTCCGCTCACCGATGCGGATCTCCTTGACCAGATAATGTCCCCCACGCTCTCCCAGGAAACGCTGGACGTTCTCGGTACCGCTATCCGGAACAGGAAAATTACCAGCGGGTACCTGATAAGCAATGTCGGGTTTGTCCGGAACCGTGATGCTCTCCCCCAGGCAGCCGATCTCCTGATCAGCCTGGAGGGGGTCAACACGGCGCTCGTCTACGGTATCTCAGATGAGGCTATCGTCATGTCCGCCCGGAACCGGGATGTCCGGATCCACATCGGGAATGTCCTGCGCGAAGCGTTCGGTGATGTCGGCGATGCCGGGGGCCATCCCAGCATGGCGGCAGCAACCATTCCCCTCTCTTACTTCTCCCGGGTCAGGGAGAAAGAGGAGCTCCTGGTTCTCATCATGGATCCCCTCATTGCCCGGTTCAACAGAATTGTCGGCCTCGAAAATGAGGGCAAGAATGGACTTTGA
- a CDS encoding radical SAM protein codes for MPAEALLIDGYVDEPACLGVPPYISPYIRTVTGVLREHGFLPRYLTIDQIRTDPQLLVRRDAIGIVVMIAGITVPGKYLGGTPATLTEIQQIGTRLRGIVRLLAGPIGFGYAPEGGKKATRQAVSGFDHLLAGSPPEALDNFLSEGRTYGSLDYARSDPWSVGGADIIRQHPSYPFVMCELETARGCPRSLAGGCSFCTEPFYGAPRYRSVSSISGEVTALARAGARHFRLGRQPDLLVYQSPGGAYPVPQPERIGELFAEIRAAAPGLKTLHIDNINPGTIARHEDAARSALREIVCYHTPGDVAAFGMETADPAVVAANNLKAGPEEVMQAIAIVNEVGAVRRDGIPELLPGLNFVCGLAGETPETYTLNEQFLSRLLSGNLLVRRVNIRQLMAFEGTRAYNDNTLGLHAARFRVFKEKVRKEFDLPMLRKVFPPGTVLRGVVIEQEGRISFGRQMGSYPILVGIPLRLPVRAVFDVVVVEHGMRSVTALPSPIRINELPLAALKWIPGIGGKLAGRVFSHRPLRDKQELRSLAGILPLEDHISFITSP; via the coding sequence ATGCCTGCTGAAGCCCTCCTGATCGATGGCTATGTCGATGAACCTGCCTGTCTTGGGGTTCCTCCCTACATATCCCCGTATATCAGGACCGTTACCGGCGTGCTCCGTGAACACGGGTTTCTTCCCCGCTATCTCACCATCGACCAGATCCGCACCGATCCGCAGCTCCTCGTGCGAAGGGACGCCATAGGAATTGTCGTGATGATTGCCGGGATCACCGTCCCGGGAAAGTACCTGGGCGGGACCCCCGCCACCCTGACCGAGATCCAGCAGATCGGCACACGGCTAAGGGGAATCGTACGCCTGCTTGCCGGACCGATCGGGTTTGGATATGCCCCGGAAGGAGGAAAAAAAGCAACCCGCCAGGCTGTGTCGGGATTCGATCACCTGCTTGCCGGTTCGCCCCCGGAAGCGCTTGACAATTTCCTGTCCGAGGGAAGAACGTACGGATCCCTGGACTATGCCCGCTCGGATCCGTGGAGTGTCGGAGGAGCTGATATCATCAGGCAACACCCCTCGTATCCGTTCGTCATGTGCGAGCTCGAGACCGCCCGGGGGTGCCCACGGTCGCTTGCCGGCGGATGCTCGTTTTGCACCGAACCCTTCTACGGGGCACCCCGATATCGGAGCGTCAGCAGCATATCCGGGGAAGTTACAGCGCTTGCCCGTGCCGGTGCCCGCCATTTCAGGCTCGGGAGGCAGCCCGACCTCCTTGTCTACCAGTCACCCGGCGGTGCATATCCGGTCCCGCAACCGGAACGGATAGGCGAGCTGTTCGCCGAGATCAGGGCTGCGGCACCAGGCCTTAAAACCCTGCATATCGACAATATCAACCCTGGAACCATTGCCCGCCACGAGGATGCTGCCCGGAGTGCGCTCCGGGAGATAGTCTGTTACCATACCCCGGGTGACGTTGCCGCTTTCGGAATGGAGACCGCCGACCCGGCCGTTGTCGCGGCAAATAACCTCAAGGCAGGGCCGGAAGAGGTGATGCAGGCCATCGCTATCGTGAACGAGGTGGGGGCTGTCCGCCGGGATGGTATCCCCGAGCTCCTCCCCGGTCTGAACTTCGTCTGCGGCCTTGCCGGGGAGACCCCGGAGACCTATACCCTCAACGAGCAGTTCCTGTCCCGACTGCTCTCCGGCAACCTGCTGGTTCGAAGGGTGAACATACGTCAGTTGATGGCATTTGAGGGGACCCGCGCATACAACGACAACACGCTCGGGTTGCATGCCGCCAGGTTCAGGGTATTCAAGGAAAAGGTCAGGAAAGAATTCGATCTCCCGATGCTTCGGAAGGTGTTTCCTCCGGGAACCGTGCTCCGCGGGGTGGTGATCGAGCAGGAAGGGCGCATCTCATTCGGCAGGCAGATGGGTTCCTACCCTATCCTCGTGGGAATCCCTCTCAGACTCCCGGTCCGGGCCGTATTCGACGTGGTGGTCGTGGAACACGGGATGAGGTCGGTAACCGCCCTTCCCTCCCCGATACGGATCAACGAGCTTCCGCTCGCCGCTCTCAAGTGGATCCCCGGGATCGGTGGAAAACTGGCAGGAAGGGTTTTTTCGCACCGGCCGCTGAGGGATAAACAGGAGCTAAGGTCCCTGGCGGGAATACTCCCGCTCGAGGACCATATCTCTTTTATTACATCTCCTTGA
- a CDS encoding PRC-barrel domain-containing protein, protein MRNQITEMFELKVYTEKSVFVGEVEDVLIDVESKRMESIVVGKLNQQLVDIKNYKGLKIPFRIIRSIGDIVLIRHLPGAFRPEDA, encoded by the coding sequence ATGAGAAACCAGATTACTGAGATGTTTGAACTGAAGGTGTACACCGAAAAAAGCGTCTTTGTCGGTGAGGTTGAGGATGTCCTCATCGATGTGGAATCAAAGAGGATGGAATCGATTGTGGTGGGAAAGCTCAACCAGCAGCTTGTGGATATCAAGAACTACAAAGGCCTGAAAATACCGTTCCGCATTATCAGGAGTATCGGCGATATCGTTCTCATCCGCCACCTGCCCGGTGCATTCAGGCCGGAGGATGCCTGA
- a CDS encoding CBS domain-containing protein, giving the protein MNGSFKIGTIYGIPVLLHWTFILIIPFFAWVIGSQIILTSELISKLFAIGIDTSLIGSGITPYVFGAVVALGLFFGVFIHEMAHSVLAKSRGIRINSITLLIFGGISSMEEQTPDPKIELPMALVGPLTSLAVGIICIGIMYLCDAVIAAAPVAGAFVFTFGYLGLLNVFLFGFNLLPAFPMDGGRVLRAWLARRMPLNKATKIAADVGKVFAVVFGLVGIFFLSPILILIAFFIYIGASQESTAVKYSFLLKDVTVGDIMAREVLTVQPDMTVRSVIDLMYATKHLGFPVLNRGIVVGMVTLADVHKIPSLDREAMQVRDIMTPGAITLPPSAPVIDALRIMSGSNIGRIPIMDGEILLGIVSRTDIMKVIELKEM; this is encoded by the coding sequence ATGAACGGGTCGTTCAAAATCGGGACGATTTACGGTATTCCTGTGCTCCTTCACTGGACATTTATTCTCATCATCCCGTTCTTTGCATGGGTCATCGGGAGCCAGATCATCCTGACATCCGAACTGATCTCAAAATTGTTCGCTATAGGGATCGACACCAGCCTGATAGGGTCCGGGATCACTCCCTATGTCTTCGGGGCGGTTGTGGCCCTCGGCCTGTTCTTCGGAGTATTCATCCATGAGATGGCACACTCCGTGCTTGCAAAGAGCAGAGGGATCAGGATCAACAGCATTACGCTGCTCATCTTCGGGGGAATCTCATCCATGGAGGAGCAGACCCCCGATCCAAAGATCGAGCTCCCGATGGCGCTTGTGGGCCCCCTCACCAGTCTTGCCGTCGGGATCATCTGTATCGGCATCATGTACCTGTGCGATGCGGTAATCGCTGCAGCTCCTGTCGCAGGAGCCTTTGTCTTCACCTTTGGGTACCTTGGTCTCCTGAATGTCTTCCTGTTTGGCTTCAACCTCCTTCCTGCGTTTCCAATGGACGGAGGACGTGTGCTCCGGGCGTGGCTTGCACGAAGGATGCCCCTGAACAAGGCAACGAAGATTGCCGCCGACGTTGGGAAGGTATTTGCCGTTGTGTTCGGGCTCGTCGGAATTTTTTTCTTAAGCCCAATCCTGATCCTCATCGCCTTCTTTATCTATATCGGGGCTTCCCAGGAATCGACAGCCGTCAAGTACAGTTTTTTACTCAAGGATGTCACAGTCGGCGATATCATGGCCCGGGAAGTGCTCACCGTTCAGCCGGATATGACGGTAAGGAGCGTGATCGACCTCATGTACGCCACCAAGCACCTGGGCTTCCCGGTCCTAAATCGGGGAATCGTGGTTGGGATGGTCACCCTTGCCGACGTCCATAAGATCCCCTCCCTGGACAGGGAAGCCATGCAGGTCCGCGACATCATGACCCCGGGTGCCATAACGCTCCCTCCATCGGCACCGGTCATCGATGCCCTTCGGATCATGTCCGGCAGCAACATCGGCCGGATCCCCATCATGGATGGCGAAATACTGCTGGGGATCGTCAGCCGGACAGATATCATGAAGGTGATCGAGCTCAAGGAGATGTAA
- a CDS encoding DUF115 domain-containing protein, which yields MDFEEWEPYYTRILESFGFEREKDEEAALLLAALLPGDDLPLLDALCRDTVVTVCGNAPCLKDELFRIEGNVFAADAASEVLLRAGIRPDAVFTDLDGATDDYLSMNCEGTVMVIHAHGDNIPLIRYWTPRFAGPVVGTTQSRPVPPLHNFGGFTDGDRAVFAADHLGADRIIIIGFDLDDPDVDFIKRGKLQWARQLLALIGYAC from the coding sequence ATGGACTTTGAGGAGTGGGAGCCCTACTACACCCGGATCCTGGAAAGTTTCGGATTCGAACGGGAGAAGGACGAAGAGGCCGCCCTGTTGCTTGCCGCGCTCCTTCCCGGAGACGACCTTCCGCTCCTCGATGCGCTCTGCCGGGATACCGTTGTCACTGTCTGCGGGAATGCACCCTGCCTGAAGGACGAACTTTTCCGTATCGAGGGAAATGTCTTTGCTGCTGATGCCGCGTCCGAAGTCCTCCTCCGGGCAGGCATCCGGCCTGACGCTGTATTCACCGATCTTGACGGGGCAACCGATGACTACCTTTCCATGAATTGCGAAGGAACGGTCATGGTGATCCATGCCCATGGCGATAACATACCGCTCATCAGGTACTGGACACCAAGGTTCGCTGGTCCGGTTGTCGGTACCACACAGTCCCGGCCTGTCCCGCCGCTTCACAATTTCGGGGGGTTCACCGACGGAGACCGGGCGGTCTTTGCCGCAGACCACCTCGGGGCGGACCGGATTATCATCATCGGGTTCGACCTCGATGACCCGGACGTCGATTTTATCAAGCGGGGGAAGCTCCAGTGGGCACGGCAGCTCCTCGCCCTGATCGGCTATGCCTGCTGA